One genomic window of Ciona intestinalis chromosome 7, KH, whole genome shotgun sequence includes the following:
- the LOC100175214 gene encoding methylcrotonoyl-CoA carboxylase subunit alpha, mitochondrial isoform X3, with protein MLQITRTAIFSRFRWRRVRNSAECVNFVPNYRRYSSQPVEINENVKETQISKLLIANRGEIACRVMKTAKNMGISTVAVYSEVDRSQMHVQMADEAFCIGDEQGYLGMDGILNVAKDAGAEAIHPGYGFLSENAEFAELCSSNGVIFVGPPPSAIRDMGIKSTSKRIMSAANVPIIEGYHGDEQSDSRLLEEADRIGFPVMIKAVRGGGGKGMRIATSRDVFLEQLSSARSEAIKSFGDDVMLVEKYVDRPRHVEVQVFGDHHGNAVHLFERDCSVQRRHQKVIEESPAPGISLRTRTNLGEAAVRAARAVGYVGAGTVEFVMDPQQNFYFMEMNTRLQVEHPVTEMVTGTDLVEWQLLVAQGHPLPSTQQEICDRTRGHAFEARIYAEDPDDDFMPRAGPLIHLSAPKVTPNTRVETGVRQGDVVSHYYDPMIAKLVVWGKDRGSALRGLVRGLGEYSVVGLDTNIKFLQRLALHPSFKAGDVHTGFIEQHNEALFPNKPTKISPHAACRAALGYLLLEETPNTQDPFVECSNFQVNIPSPRTIELTVGDCDVIVVITPLSDGKYSMNVNGDVTNENNDMIVSGSLTKDIMTSSMNLKTTIDDITTSEKMVFIPGESHVRFSDPDSIHLYPTNGEESLKFSLPLPKYLSEFATSGVSGDPMAPMVGEIQKVLVAPGEEVAQGQPLVVMIAMKMEHTIRSPRDGVVESVHVAAKDNVARFDVLVKLVPEEEE; from the exons ATTATCGTCGATATTCAAGCCAGCCAGTTGAAATAAACGAAAATGTCAAAGAAACACAAATTTCGAAACTTCTTATCGCGAATCGGGGAGAAATCGCGTGTCGGGTAATGAAGACGGCGAAAAA CATGGGTATTAGCACTGTAGCAGTGTACAGTGAAGTAGATAGATCACAGATGCATGTCCAGATGGCTGATGAAGCTTTCTGTATTGGAGATGAACAAGGTTACTTAGGAATGGATGGTATATTGAAT GTAGCGAAAGACGCTGGAGCCGAAGCCATCCACCCAGGTTATGGATTTCTGTCGGAAAACGCAGAGTTTGCCGAGTTATGTTCAAGCAATGGAGTCATATTTGTTGGCCCGCCCCCTTCTGCTATCCGAGACATGGGGATTAAAAGTACTTCGAAGAGAATAATGTCTGCAGCTAATGTTCCAATTATTGAAG GTTACCATGGTGATGAGCAGTCGGACTCACGCCTCCTTGAAGAAGCGGATCGGATCGGGTTCCCTGTGATGATAAAAGCTGTAAGAGGAGGTGGAGGGAAGGGAATGAGAATCGCAACATCCAGGGATGTCTTCTTGGAGCAATTATCGTCCGCAAGGAGCGAAGCGATCAAGTCGTTCGGCGACGATGTGATGTTGGTAGAGAAATATGTGGATCGACCGAGGCATGTAGAGGTTCAG GTGTTCGGAGACCACCATGGCAACGCTGTCCACTTATTCGAGCGCGACTGTAGTGTCCAACGTCGGCATCAGAAAGTTATTGAAGAGTCCCCAGCCCCGGGTATTTCCCTTCGCACCCGTACCAACCTGGGTGAAGCCGCTGTCCGTGCAGCGAGGGCAGTGGGTTACGTCGGGGCAGGGACGGTGGAGTTTGTGATGGACCCCCAACAAAACTTCTACTTCATGGAGATGAACACGAGGTTACAG GTAGAACACCCAGTCACAGAAATGGTAACAGGGACAGACTTGGTTGAGTGGCAATTATTGGTAGCACAAGGACATCCTTTACCATCAACCCAG CAAGAAATATGCGATCGAACACGAGGTCATGCTTTTGAAGCGAGGATATATGCTGAAGACCCTGACGATGACTTCATGCCCCGAGCCGGACCCCTAATCCATCTATCGGCCCCAAAAGTCACCCCGAACACCCGCGTCGAGACTGGGGTCCGCCAGGGTGACGTGGTATCCCATTACTACGACCCTATGATCGCAAAGCTAGTCGTTTGGGGCAAAGACAGGGGTTCTGCGCTGCGAGGGTTAGTTAGGGGTCTGGGTGAATATTCTGTGGTTGGATTAGACACAAACATCAAGTTTTTACAACGACTTGCTCTTCACCCAAGCTTCAAGGCTGGTGACGTACACACTGGGTTTATTGAACAACACAACGAAGCATTGTTTCCAAACAAACCCACGAAAATATCACCTCATGCTGCTTGCCGCGCTGCACTAGGGTATTTACTTCTAGAAGAAACACCTAACACTCAAGATCCATTTGTAGAATGTTCCAATTTTCAAGTCAATATCCCGAGTCCGAGAACAATAGAGCTGACAGTgggtgattgtgatgtcatagtggtcATTACTCCCCTTAGTGACGGAAAATACTCAATGAATGTGAatggtgatgtcacaaacgAAAACAATGACATGATTGTCTCGGGTTCGCTAACAAAggacattatgacatcatcaatgaatttaaaaacaaccattgatgacatcacaaccagcGAGAAAATGGTGTTTATCCCTGGAGAGTCTCACGTCAGGTTTTCCGACCCAGATTCGATCCATCTTTACCCGACAAACGGAGAAGAGTCTTTAAAGTTTTCGCTCCCGTTGCCGAAATACCTCAGCGAGTTTGCGACATCAGGAGTGTCGGGCGACCCGATGGCCCCCATGGTGGGCGAGATACAGAAGGTGCTGGTGGCACCCGGTGAAGAGGTGGCTCAAGGGCAACCCCTAGTGGTGATGATAGCGATGAAGATGGAACACACGATACGCTCGCCACGCGATGGGGTGGTGGAGTCGGTTCACGTCGCAGCGAAAGATAACGTCGCGCGTTTCGATGTGTTGGTTAAACTTGTGccagaagaagaagaataG
- the LOC100175214 gene encoding methylcrotonoyl-CoA carboxylase subunit alpha, mitochondrial isoform X4, with translation MKTAKNMGISTVAVYSEVDRSQMHVQMADEAFCIGDEQGYLGMDGILNVAKDAGAEAIHPGYGFLSENAEFAELCSSNGVIFVGPPPSAIRDMGIKSTSKRIMSAANVPIIEGYHGDEQSDSRLLEEADRIGFPVMIKAVRGGGGKGMRIATSRDVFLEQLSSARSEAIKSFGDDVMLVEKYVDRPRHVEVQVFGDHHGNAVHLFERDCSVQRRHQKVIEESPAPGISLRTRTNLGEAAVRAARAVGYVGAGTVEFVMDPQQNFYFMEMNTRLQVEHPVTEMVTGTDLVEWQLLVAQGHPLPSTQQEICDRTRGHAFEARIYAEDPDDDFMPRAGPLIHLSAPKVTPNTRVETGVRQGDVVSHYYDPMIAKLVVWGKDRGSALRGLVRGLGEYSVVGLDTNIKFLQRLALHPSFKAGDVHTGFIEQHNEALFPNKPTKISPHAACRAALGYLLLEETPNTQDPFVECSNFQVNIPSPRTIELTVGDCDVIVVITPLSDGKYSMNVNGDVTNENNDMIVSGSLTKDIMTSSMNLKTTIDDITTSEKMVFIPGESHVRFSDPDSIHLYPTNGEESLKFSLPLPKYLSEFATSGVSGDPMAPMVGEIQKVLVAPGEEVAQGQPLVVMIAMKMEHTIRSPRDGVVESVHVAAKDNVARFDVLVKLVPEEEE, from the exons ATGAAGACGGCGAAAAA CATGGGTATTAGCACTGTAGCAGTGTACAGTGAAGTAGATAGATCACAGATGCATGTCCAGATGGCTGATGAAGCTTTCTGTATTGGAGATGAACAAGGTTACTTAGGAATGGATGGTATATTGAAT GTAGCGAAAGACGCTGGAGCCGAAGCCATCCACCCAGGTTATGGATTTCTGTCGGAAAACGCAGAGTTTGCCGAGTTATGTTCAAGCAATGGAGTCATATTTGTTGGCCCGCCCCCTTCTGCTATCCGAGACATGGGGATTAAAAGTACTTCGAAGAGAATAATGTCTGCAGCTAATGTTCCAATTATTGAAG GTTACCATGGTGATGAGCAGTCGGACTCACGCCTCCTTGAAGAAGCGGATCGGATCGGGTTCCCTGTGATGATAAAAGCTGTAAGAGGAGGTGGAGGGAAGGGAATGAGAATCGCAACATCCAGGGATGTCTTCTTGGAGCAATTATCGTCCGCAAGGAGCGAAGCGATCAAGTCGTTCGGCGACGATGTGATGTTGGTAGAGAAATATGTGGATCGACCGAGGCATGTAGAGGTTCAG GTGTTCGGAGACCACCATGGCAACGCTGTCCACTTATTCGAGCGCGACTGTAGTGTCCAACGTCGGCATCAGAAAGTTATTGAAGAGTCCCCAGCCCCGGGTATTTCCCTTCGCACCCGTACCAACCTGGGTGAAGCCGCTGTCCGTGCAGCGAGGGCAGTGGGTTACGTCGGGGCAGGGACGGTGGAGTTTGTGATGGACCCCCAACAAAACTTCTACTTCATGGAGATGAACACGAGGTTACAG GTAGAACACCCAGTCACAGAAATGGTAACAGGGACAGACTTGGTTGAGTGGCAATTATTGGTAGCACAAGGACATCCTTTACCATCAACCCAG CAAGAAATATGCGATCGAACACGAGGTCATGCTTTTGAAGCGAGGATATATGCTGAAGACCCTGACGATGACTTCATGCCCCGAGCCGGACCCCTAATCCATCTATCGGCCCCAAAAGTCACCCCGAACACCCGCGTCGAGACTGGGGTCCGCCAGGGTGACGTGGTATCCCATTACTACGACCCTATGATCGCAAAGCTAGTCGTTTGGGGCAAAGACAGGGGTTCTGCGCTGCGAGGGTTAGTTAGGGGTCTGGGTGAATATTCTGTGGTTGGATTAGACACAAACATCAAGTTTTTACAACGACTTGCTCTTCACCCAAGCTTCAAGGCTGGTGACGTACACACTGGGTTTATTGAACAACACAACGAAGCATTGTTTCCAAACAAACCCACGAAAATATCACCTCATGCTGCTTGCCGCGCTGCACTAGGGTATTTACTTCTAGAAGAAACACCTAACACTCAAGATCCATTTGTAGAATGTTCCAATTTTCAAGTCAATATCCCGAGTCCGAGAACAATAGAGCTGACAGTgggtgattgtgatgtcatagtggtcATTACTCCCCTTAGTGACGGAAAATACTCAATGAATGTGAatggtgatgtcacaaacgAAAACAATGACATGATTGTCTCGGGTTCGCTAACAAAggacattatgacatcatcaatgaatttaaaaacaaccattgatgacatcacaaccagcGAGAAAATGGTGTTTATCCCTGGAGAGTCTCACGTCAGGTTTTCCGACCCAGATTCGATCCATCTTTACCCGACAAACGGAGAAGAGTCTTTAAAGTTTTCGCTCCCGTTGCCGAAATACCTCAGCGAGTTTGCGACATCAGGAGTGTCGGGCGACCCGATGGCCCCCATGGTGGGCGAGATACAGAAGGTGCTGGTGGCACCCGGTGAAGAGGTGGCTCAAGGGCAACCCCTAGTGGTGATGATAGCGATGAAGATGGAACACACGATACGCTCGCCACGCGATGGGGTGGTGGAGTCGGTTCACGTCGCAGCGAAAGATAACGTCGCGCGTTTCGATGTGTTGGTTAAACTTGTGccagaagaagaagaataG